Genomic DNA from Vigna radiata var. radiata cultivar VC1973A unplaced genomic scaffold, Vradiata_ver6 scaffold_263, whole genome shotgun sequence:
CCGAAAAGGGTGGCTGTTTGCATACTGGTGGATCCATTAGCGTGCATGAGCATGCTATTTGTCTGGTATGatgaaatcaatttaattttacatttctaCTCATTAATTgaacaaatatttgttgttaacAACTTACATCTTCTTTGCTTGCAGTCACGGGAGCTTGGTCGGACAGTCCATGTCGATGAAATTTTTCAACAAACACATATTCGAGCATCTACAGGAGAATTTGTCGATGAAAGGTCTAGGCGGACACATGTTAGGTTCTACtaattctattatattatttattaggttttaaattttttctatctATTTAACAGTGAATCATGTATTCATTTAACAGGAACAATTTCAAGCTAGATTTTCTCAAGTAGTATATGAGACTGCATCTGTTGGTGCTTTAGCATCTGCTCCCCTAGACCCTGTAGATGAGGAAAGATTGAGGAACCAATGTTGGTTTGAGGTTGCTGGTGGAAGGTACAAGGGGCGGGTATATGGCATTGGAAATGTCAGTGGTTGAGATGACTGTGTCGATAGTTACGTACAACAGACACATGCATCTTCTTTTCAGCAACCGATTGTACAGAACATTTCTAACCTTCAAAATATAGTGTCAACCCATGATGAGCAACTTCGACAGATAACTTCTAGATTTGAAGGCTTTATTGGCGCCATATTGCATTACCTTCCGCCTCCTGCAGCCGTAGTTGCACAAGAATTTCTTCAATCCCAAATTTAGCCACAGACAGTTTAGCAACCACAACAACCACAAGAGGATCAACCACAAGAGGATCAACCACAGCAGGATCAACCACAGGATCCAACACCACATGGAGCTCGTTATGAAAAACATTACTAGTTATGTTTCAGAGTAGGGCTTATGATTGAAATTTCATGAACAACTTATTTCAACTTATTGTTTGATGGAAACTTTCTTTTGATGTATTAATGACTAATGTTTGATGTATTAATGACTAATGTTTGTGGATTAAGACTTAAATATATGTGAAATGTATGTATGGATATATATAATGGGCAGGTCTGTTGTGATTTGATGACtgtttgaatatgttttttgtgtgaTTAAACATGGGCAAGTATGTTATTCAtgtaacaataacaaaaaagtgTATATAAATTATCTACGGAACATCCGTATATAacgtatatataaattatatacggattatccgtatataatttatatacggattattcgcatataacttatatatactttatatacggattttccgtatataattatatacggattatccgcatataatttatatacggattatccgcaTATAACACTAACTACAGCcattttatatacgaatttttgaCCGTATGAAATCCATATataaccaaaaattatatacggaatttGGGCCTTATATACAGATTTGGGCCATAGATAATGacattttttcttgtagtgtcaCACACTATGAGGTAGATAGTAGGCTTGCAAACCAATACTATCAACCTCACCCACATAGAAGTCATGATAGAGAGCACACTCCAAGAGAGGTTAGAGTAGACCTCCCCCATTTCCATGGTAAAGAAGATGTTGAGGCATACTTAGATTGGGAGATGAAAGTTGAACAACTCTTTGAGTGTCTGTCATCAAGTAAGTGAGGATAGAAAGGTCACATTGGCCACCTTGAGTTTCCAAGGGAatgccatgtattggtggaccTCCCTGGTGAGAGAGAGAAGACTCTCTAATTTTCCCCAAGTCACCTGTTGGAATGACTTGAAAAGTGCAATGAGAAGAAGGCACATTCCCTCATACTATCATAGGGAGCTAATGGACAAACTCCAAAGACTCCAACAAAGAGATATGAGCATAGAGAGCTATAGGCAAAAAATGAAGTTCTATATGATGAGGGCAGGGATTAGAGAGGAAGAAGATACCACTATTTCTAGGTTTCTAAGTGGTCTTAATCTTGATATTAATCATAGAGTGGAATTGTTGCCCTTCCAAGACTTAAATGACTCGGTACAAATTTGCATTAAGGTAGAACAACAATTCTTgagaaaaggttttaaaactAACCACTCTAGATCCAATATCAAAAGAGACTTCAAGAGGgaggaaaaacaagaaaaaaaaggggaACCTCCTAGGAAGTTTGAGAAACCCAAAGATGGATCAACATCCTCCCAGCGCACTAGTGATATCAAGTGTTTTAAGTGTCAAGGGAGGGGACATATTGCATCTCAATGCCCCACAAAAAGAACAATCATCTTAAGGGGTATTGATGAACTCCGCTTTAGAAAGACcttctttatgaagaaaagaatatGATTCTGGAAGAGGAAGTAAATCAAGAGGTGTGAGAGGGttaaaaccataaacaacctcaaaaggagaaagtTTAGTAGTCTTGTGAACTACTCTATTATAAGCAAACTCTATATGAGGTAGATGATCAtcccaatttttaatattacccTTCAACATTACCCTCAATAGAGTGGATAGAGACCTATTTACTACTTCTATTTGCCCATCAGTTTGTGGGTGACATGTAGTAGAAAATAGTAGTTTAGTTCCTAGCTTGGCCCAAAGTGTTTCCAAAAGTAGCTAAGGAACTTAACATCTCTATCAGAAACTACAGTTTTGGGTAAACCATGCAATTTAACTACTTCTTTGAGGAAGAGTTTTGCTATATAGCTAGCATCATCGACATTGTGGCAAGGTATGAAATGAGCCATTTTACTAAATCTATCAACCACCACAAAGATTGAATCATACCCCTTTTGAGTTCTTGGTAAACCTAAGACGAAGTCCATACTAATATCCTCCCAAGGGTTGCTAGCTATAGGAAGAGGAAGATAAAGTCTATGAGGCATGACTTTAGACTTAGCTTGTAAACAAGCTATGCAACTAGAACAATGTTTTTGGACATCTATTCTCATGTGTGGccaataaaattttctttttaaagtatGAAGAGTTTTATCAACTCCATGATGGCCCATAAGTCCTCCTCCATGACTTTCCTTGATAAGAAGCTTTCGAATGGATCCTTGGGGTATGCatagttttcctttattaaaaagatacccCTCAGAAATATAGAATCCGTCGAATGGCTTTTTAAGGCAAGAtgcataagtggatgcaaaggTAGGGTCAGTGTCATAAAGTTGTTTGATGTCATCAAAACCTAGTATTTGTGAACCTAGAGTAACTAGTAATGCATGTCGTCTAGATAAAGCATCTGCAACAACATTAGTACTCccctttttatgtttgatgacatATTGAAACTGCTGAAGGTACTCAATCCACTTTGCATGTCGCTTGTTCAACTTTCCTTTCCCTTTAATATACTTGAGAGACTCATGGTCAGTGTTAATAATAAACTCTCTAGACACCAAGTAATGCTCCCAAGTTTTCAATGCTCGAATAAGGGCATAAAGTTCTTTGTCATAGGTAGAATAGTTCAATGTAGGTCCCCTatgtttttcactaaaataagctATGGGGTGACCTTTTGTATAAGAAAAGCTCCTATTCCTACCccagaagcatcacattctactTGAGAAGCTTTGGAAAAATCAGGTAAATGTAGAATGGGTGCATgtgttaatttatgttttaaggtCTCAAAggatatactttttttttcatcccaTTTGAATGGcacattgatgggtgtcgcaacccatacaaatttgattgcaatttagaaatgcagtataatgctagggaatgacccctaggtcgtctctcaaggaccaactgcggttcagagtcaagtctaacacgaaaNNNNNNNNNNNNNNNNNNNNNNNNNNNNNNNNNNNNNNNNNNNNNNNNNNNNNNNNNNNNNNNNNNNNNNNNNNNNNNNNNNNNNNNNNNNNNNNNNNNNNNNNNNNNNNNNNNNNNNNNNNNNNNNNNNNNNNNNNNNNNNNNNNNNNNNNNNNNNNNNNNNNNNNNNNNNNNNNNNNNNNNNNNNNNNNNNNNNNNNNNNNNNNNNNNNNNNNNNNNNNNNNNNNNNNNNNNNNNNNNNNNNNNNNNNNNNNNNNNNNNNNNNNNNNNNNNNNNNNNNNNNNNNNNNNNNNNNNNNNNNNNNNNNNNNNNNNNNNNNNNNNNNNNNNNNNNNNNNNNNNNNNNNNNNNNNNNNNNNNNNNNNNNNNNNNNNNNNNNNNNNNNNNNNNNNNNNNNNNNNNNNNNNNNNNNNNNNNNNNNNNNNNNNNNNNNNNNNNNNNNNNNNNNNNNNNNNNNNNNNNNNNNNNNNNNNNNNNNNNNNNNNNNNNNNNNNNNNNNNNNNNNNNNNNNNNNNNNNNNNNNNNNNNNNNNNNNNNNNNNNNNNNNNNNNNNNNNNNNNNNNNNNNNNNNNNNNNNNNNNNNNNNNNNNNNNNNNNNNNNNNNNNNNNNNNNNNNNNNNNNNNNNNNNNNNNNNNNNNNNNNNNNNNNNNNNNNNNNNNNNNNNNNNNNNNNNNNNNNNNNNNNNNNNNNNNNNNNNNNNNNNNNNNNNNNNNNNNNNNNNNNNNNNNNNNNNNNNNNNNNNNNNNNNNNNNNNNNNNNNNNNNNNNNNNNNNNNNNNNNNNNNNNNNNNNNNNNNNNNNNNNNNNNNNNNNNNNNNNNNNNNNNNNNNNNNNNNNNNNNNNNNNNNNNNNNNNNNNNNNNNNNNNNNNNNNNNNNNNNNNNNNNNNNNNNNNNNNNNNNNNNNNNNNNNNNNNNNNNNNNNNNNNNNNNNNNNNNNNNNNNNNNNNNNNNNNNNNNNNNNNNNNNNNNNNNNNNNNNNNNNNNNNNNNNNNNNNNNNNNNNNNNNNNNNNNNNNNNNNNNNNNNNNNNNNNNNNNNNNNNNNNNNNNNNNNNNNNNNNNNNNNNNNNNNNNNNNNNNNNNNNNNNNNNNNNNNNNNNNNNNNNNNNNNNNNNNNNNNNNNNNNNNNNNNNNNNNNNNNNNNNNNNNNNNNNNNNNNNNNNNNNNNNNNNNNNNNNNNNNNNNNNNNNNNNNNNNNNNNNNNNNNNNNNNNNNNNNNNNNNNNNNNNNNNNNNNNNNNNNNNNNNNNNNNNNNNNNNNNNNNNNNNNNNNNNNNNNNNNNNNNNNNNNNNNNNNNNNNNNNNNNNNNNNNNNNNNNNNNNNNNNNNNNNNNNNNNNNNNNNNNNNNNNNNNNNNNNNNNNNNNNNNNNNNNNNNNNNNNNNNNNNNNNNNNNNNNNNNNNNNNNNNNNNNNNNNNNNNNNNNNNNNNNNNNNNNNNNNNNNNNNNNNNNNNNNNNNNNNNNNNNNNNNNNNNNNNNNNNNNNNNNNNNNNNNNNNNNNNNNNNNNNNNNNNNNNNNNNNNNNNNNNNNNNNNNNNNNNNNNNNNNNNNNNNNNNNNNNNNNNNNNNNNNNNNNNNNNNNNNNNNNNNNNNNNNNNNNNNNNNNNNNNNNNNNNNNNNNNNNNNNNNNNNNNNNNNNNNNNNNNNNNNNNNNNNNNNNNNNNNNNNNNNNNNNNNNNNNNNNNNNNNNNNNNNNNNNNNNNNNNNNNNNNNNNNNNNNNNNNNNNNNNNNNNNNNNNNNNNNNNNNNNNNNNNNNNNNNNNNNNNNNNNNNNNNNNNNNNNNNNNNNNNNNNNNNNNNNNNNNNNNNNNNNNNNNNNNNNNNNNNNNNNNNNNNNNNNNNNNNNNNNNNNNNNNNNNNNNNNNNNNNNNNNNNNNNNNNNNNNNNNNNNNNNNN
This window encodes:
- the LOC106755087 gene encoding uncharacterized protein LOC106755087, with amino-acid sequence MFKKARRLGKKPESMGEEVWNALSEKWNMPLYRQKCETAKKNRTSEKGGCLHTGGSISVHEHAICLSRELGRTVHVDEIFQQTHIRASTGEFVDERSRRTHEQFQARFSQVVYETASVGALASAPLDPVDEERLRNQCWFEVAGGRYKGRVYGIGNVSG